From the Synergistaceae bacterium DZ-S4 genome, one window contains:
- a CDS encoding methionine ABC transporter ATP-binding protein, with product MYIKRKVDRMIEVKGLGKKFGELKVLDDISLKVERGDVFGIVGHSGAGKSTLLRCLNGLEGYSEGSVKVMGQEVCELDDHKLKELRREMGMIFQNFSLMNRKNVYENIMFPLEVWGIPKKKAEERVLDLLDLVGLTEKKNEKIRNLSGGQKQRIGIARALALEPKILLCDEATSALDPKTTISILELLMDINKKLGVTIIVVTHQMEVVKMVCNKVVILDGGRIVASGDTDSLFLAPGEELRKLITDDYAVIPSGTNIRLMFPREIANESIITSMARELDTNFSVVGGRIERYRETVMGFLIINVSDPDLDRVIDWLRKNGMFWEVMRDA from the coding sequence ATGTATATAAAAAGGAAGGTAGACAGGATGATCGAAGTCAAGGGACTTGGAAAAAAGTTTGGCGAACTAAAGGTCCTCGATGACATCTCTTTAAAAGTTGAAAGAGGTGACGTATTCGGTATCGTGGGACACTCAGGAGCGGGAAAGTCGACGCTTCTGCGCTGCCTCAACGGGCTGGAGGGCTACAGCGAAGGTTCGGTGAAAGTGATGGGTCAGGAAGTCTGTGAGCTTGACGACCACAAACTGAAGGAACTTCGCAGGGAGATGGGAATGATCTTTCAGAATTTCAGTCTCATGAACAGGAAGAACGTTTATGAAAATATTATGTTCCCGCTGGAAGTCTGGGGAATCCCCAAAAAAAAGGCAGAGGAGAGAGTTCTCGACCTGCTGGATCTCGTTGGACTGACAGAGAAGAAAAACGAAAAAATACGAAATCTGAGTGGAGGGCAGAAGCAGCGCATCGGGATCGCGAGGGCGCTGGCGCTTGAACCGAAGATCCTTCTGTGCGATGAAGCTACATCCGCCCTTGACCCCAAAACGACCATATCCATCCTGGAACTGCTCATGGACATCAACAAAAAGCTGGGAGTCACAATAATAGTCGTCACCCACCAGATGGAGGTGGTCAAGATGGTCTGCAACAAGGTCGTGATACTCGACGGCGGCAGGATAGTCGCATCGGGGGATACTGACAGTCTCTTCCTGGCTCCTGGAGAAGAGCTTCGCAAGCTCATCACAGACGATTACGCCGTCATCCCTTCAGGGACGAACATAAGGCTCATGTTCCCCCGCGAGATAGCCAACGAGAGCATCATCACAAGCATGGCAAGAGAGCTGGACACAAACTTCTCGGTAGTCGGGGGAAGGATCGAAAGATACAGGGAGACTGTGATGGGATTTCTGATAATAAACGTCTCTGATCCAGACCTTGACAGGGTCATAGACTGGCTCAGGAAAAACGGGATGTTCTGGGAGGTGATGCGC